Proteins encoded together in one Kitasatospora albolonga window:
- a CDS encoding redox-sensing transcriptional repressor Rex yields MATGRTHRPATRSRGIPEATVARLPLYLRALTALSERSVPTVSSEELATAAGVNSAKLRKDFSYLGSYGTRGVGYDVEYLVYQISRELGLTQDWPVAIVGIGNLGAALANYGGFASRGFRVAALIDADPAMAGTPVAGIAVQHTDDLDRIISDNGVSIGVITTPPGAAQQVCDRLVAAGVTSILNFAPTVLSVPEGVDVRKVDLSIELQILAFHEQRKAGEDAPVEGEDPEAPPMRATPASRKGPDGDMPAVMPA; encoded by the coding sequence GTGGCAACTGGCCGAACTCACCGACCGGCGACCCGTAGCCGAGGAATTCCCGAGGCCACCGTCGCCCGACTTCCGCTGTACCTGCGCGCCCTCACCGCGCTCTCCGAGCGATCGGTCCCCACGGTCTCCTCCGAGGAACTGGCCACCGCGGCCGGCGTCAACTCGGCGAAGCTGCGCAAGGACTTCAGCTACCTCGGGTCCTACGGCACCCGCGGTGTCGGGTACGACGTCGAGTACCTCGTCTACCAGATCTCGCGCGAGCTCGGCCTCACCCAGGACTGGCCGGTCGCCATCGTCGGCATCGGCAACCTCGGCGCGGCCCTCGCCAACTACGGCGGCTTCGCCTCCCGCGGCTTCCGGGTCGCCGCGCTGATCGACGCCGACCCCGCCATGGCCGGTACGCCGGTGGCCGGGATCGCCGTCCAGCACACGGACGACCTGGACCGGATCATCAGCGACAACGGTGTGTCCATCGGTGTGATCACCACCCCGCCCGGCGCCGCCCAGCAGGTCTGCGACCGGCTCGTGGCCGCCGGGGTGACCTCCATCCTGAACTTCGCGCCGACCGTGCTCTCGGTGCCCGAGGGCGTCGACGTACGCAAGGTCGACCTCTCCATCGAGCTCCAGATCCTGGCGTTCCACGAGCAGCGCAAGGCCGGGGAGGACGCGCCCGTGGAGGGCGAGGACCCCGAGGCCCCGCCGATGCGTGCCACGCCCGCGAGCCGGAAGGGACCCGACGGGGACATGCCCGCCGTGATGCCCGCATGA
- a CDS encoding NrdH-redoxin: MSPLLRRTKKKPADRVVTLVGKPGCHLCEDARAVVDAVCGETGASWVEKDITEDEELYKEYWEQIPVVLIDGEQHTFWRVDPERLRKALGA; this comes from the coding sequence ATGAGTCCTCTGCTGCGCCGTACGAAGAAGAAGCCCGCCGACCGGGTGGTCACCCTGGTGGGGAAGCCCGGCTGCCATCTGTGCGAGGACGCCCGCGCGGTGGTGGACGCGGTCTGCGGGGAGACCGGTGCGTCGTGGGTGGAGAAGGACATCACCGAGGACGAGGAGCTGTACAAGGAGTACTGGGAGCAGATCCCGGTGGTGCTGATCGACGGCGAACAGCACACGTTCTGGCGGGTGGACCCGGAGAGGCTGCGCAAGGCACTGGGTGCGTGA
- a CDS encoding hydrolase — translation MAALGWLTPRRRSATARSVLAGEAAAEAARKTSAEDESALLAKSPEETPEEPAFPVAGDDRAAAFFDLDNTVMQGAAIFHFGRGLYKRKFFERRELTRFAWQQAWFRLAGVEDPEHMQDARDSALSIVKGHRVSELMSIGEEIYDEYMADRIWPGTRALAQAHLDAGQRVWLVTAAPVETATIIARRLGLTGALGTVAESVDGVYTGRLVGEPLHGPAKAEAVRALAAAEGLDLERCAAYSDSHNDIPMLSLVGHPYAINPDTKLRKHARALDWRLRDYRTGRKAAKVGIPAAAGVGALAGGTAAALALHRRRR, via the coding sequence ATGGCCGCTCTTGGATGGCTCACACCCCGTAGGCGTTCCGCGACTGCACGGAGCGTCCTGGCAGGCGAGGCAGCGGCCGAGGCCGCGCGCAAGACCTCGGCCGAGGACGAATCCGCCCTGCTGGCCAAGTCCCCCGAGGAGACCCCCGAGGAACCCGCGTTCCCCGTCGCCGGGGACGACCGCGCCGCCGCCTTCTTCGACCTCGACAACACCGTCATGCAGGGCGCCGCGATCTTCCACTTCGGCCGGGGCCTGTACAAGCGGAAGTTCTTCGAACGCCGCGAGCTCACCCGGTTCGCCTGGCAGCAGGCGTGGTTCCGGCTGGCCGGTGTCGAGGACCCGGAACACATGCAGGACGCCCGCGACAGCGCCCTGTCCATCGTCAAGGGCCACCGCGTCTCCGAGCTGATGTCCATCGGCGAGGAGATCTACGACGAGTACATGGCCGACCGCATCTGGCCCGGCACCCGCGCCCTGGCCCAGGCCCACCTGGACGCGGGCCAGCGCGTCTGGCTGGTCACCGCCGCCCCGGTGGAGACGGCCACCATCATCGCCCGCCGCCTCGGCCTGACCGGCGCGCTCGGCACCGTCGCGGAGTCGGTCGACGGCGTCTACACCGGCCGCCTGGTGGGCGAGCCCCTGCACGGCCCCGCCAAGGCCGAAGCCGTACGCGCGCTGGCGGCGGCCGAGGGCCTCGACCTGGAGCGGTGCGCCGCCTACAGCGACTCGCACAACGACATCCCGATGCTCTCGCTGGTCGGCCACCCCTACGCGATCAACCCGGACACCAAGCTCCGCAAACACGCCCGCGCCCTGGACTGGCGGCTGCGCGACTACCGCACCGGGCGCAAGGCGGCCAAGGTCGGCATCCCGGCCGCCGCCGGGGTCGGCGCGCTGGCGGGCGGCACCGCCGCCGCGCTCGCCCTGCACCGCCGCCGTCGCTGA
- a CDS encoding RNA polymerase subunit sigma-24, whose amino-acid sequence MYPHVGVDASGLATLRASVIDRLRGFVPTAYAVPAFATPAPVGPCYAMAERSAAVGRRSTRAAASTTSTVRRPTADSDSARMMDLVERAQAGEADAFGRLYDQYSDTVYRYIYYRVGGKATAEDLTSETFLRALRRISTFTWQGRDFGAWLVTIARNLVADHFKSSRFRLEVTTGEMLDANEVERSPEDSVLESLSNAALLQAVRRLNPQQQECVTLRFLQGLSVAETARVMGKNEGAIKTLQYRAVRTLARLLPDDAR is encoded by the coding sequence GTGTACCCACACGTCGGGGTTGACGCCTCGGGCCTGGCTACGCTGCGTGCATCGGTCATTGACCGCCTGCGCGGCTTCGTCCCCACCGCGTACGCCGTCCCCGCCTTCGCCACCCCTGCACCTGTCGGCCCGTGCTACGCCATGGCCGAACGCAGTGCGGCGGTCGGAAGACGCAGTACCCGCGCCGCCGCCTCGACCACGTCGACCGTCCGCCGTCCCACCGCCGACAGCGACAGCGCGCGCATGATGGACCTCGTCGAGCGCGCACAGGCCGGAGAGGCGGACGCCTTCGGCCGCCTGTACGACCAGTACAGCGACACCGTGTACCGGTACATCTACTACCGCGTGGGCGGCAAGGCGACCGCGGAGGACCTCACCAGCGAGACCTTCCTGCGCGCGCTGCGCCGTATCTCCACCTTCACCTGGCAGGGCCGCGACTTCGGCGCCTGGCTGGTCACCATCGCCCGCAACCTGGTCGCCGACCACTTCAAATCCAGTCGTTTCCGACTGGAAGTGACCACCGGCGAAATGCTCGACGCCAACGAGGTGGAGCGCTCCCCGGAGGACTCCGTCCTGGAGTCCCTCTCCAACGCCGCACTGCTCCAGGCCGTGCGACGGCTCAATCCGCAGCAGCAGGAGTGCGTCACCCTGCGCTTCCTCCAGGGCCTCTCGGTCGCCGAGACGGCCCGGGTGATGGGGAAGAACGAGGGCGCGATCAAGACCCTTCAGTACCGCGCCGTCCGGACGCTCGCCCGGCTGCTGCCGGACGACGCCCGCTGA